Part of the Limisphaera ngatamarikiensis genome is shown below.
CGCGGCCGACCGCATGTTGCGCGCCTACACGGCAGAGTGGTTGCGGAGCAGTCCGGCCGACTATCTTCTGACCTTTGCCACGAACCAGCCCTTCGGAATCACGAACATTCCGGTATGGGTGAGCAACCGGTTGGTGTACACGCCGGCGGTGCACCGGTTGCTGCAGCTGGCGGCGAACCTGTACGACGCGCAGAACAACGAACGCCGGCCCTCCGTGTTCCGGCCCGTCTTCAGCCGCCAGGGGGACGCCGTGTGGATCGTGGGATATGAACAAGTGCCGACGAATAATCCGCAGAACTACTTACAGGCACCCCTCGACATCAGCGAGGTCCCCCAGGGGACGGCCCTGCGGGTGAACGTTTATGGAGTGCCCTGGGTGGTGGGTGCCAAATCCGGCCTGCCCAATTTCAACGAGTTTGCCATGCAGACCGTCTTCGAAATCACCAGAAAGCTCAAGTTGCGAAAGCCTTCCCTGCAGGCCCGACCGGACCAGTTTGAGACCAATCAACTCTACATCATCAGCCTCACCAATGTGCTGGCGGCGGAGTTTTGGAATTCGTATCGGACAGACTTCACCAATCCGGTGCTGGTGCGGATCGCCGGTGACGTCACAATGGTGCTGACGAACGAATACGGGCCGATGCGGCTCACCCCGCCCGGCGTGGCGTTGACCAACCGGATTGTTTTTGCCGCGCTGACCAACCTGACGCGCTGGCCGGGGTACCGGAGCCTGCAGAGCCCCGAGCCGACCTCGTTTGTGGTGCCCCTCTATACAAACATCACCATTGTGCCCCCGGCGTTCTGGCGCCACGACACGCCGAACTTGTTGGACACGAATGTGCTGCGATTCCCGGAGATGCCGGGGTTCCCCATTCCCCGGTTCGGGTTGTCCGTGCGGGCGCGTTTGCGCGCAATCATCCAGGAGGGCGGGCCCGCCGGACCCATTTTGGACTATGTGCAGCTGGACGGATTGGATGAGTTCCGGGACCTCGCGGCGGAATTCAGCCGTACACGCTCGGACGATCCCAACGGGCTGGCCTGGGGGTTGCTCTGGGACACCAACCGGGTGGGTGGCAACACCGTCAACCATGTGACCCGGGGCATTGTGTATCAGATCCGGATCTCACTGGGTGAGTATGGGGCCAACACGGTGGATTGGACCAGCTACGGGTTGCCGCCCGGGATGAGCCGGGACTGGGAGATTGACGCATTTCGTGCGTTCCTGGGGCTCTCTCCGTTGCGGTTTGCCAACATTGTCAACACGAACCTGGAACATCAGGTGCCCTTCACGCCGACGCGCCGAATCTCACGGCATCACACCTGGCAGGCGAATGATCCCCTGGTGCATTATCTGGCCAGCGACCTGCGGTATTGGCCCTCGGAGGAGGAGTTGCGGGATGAATCGGTTAGGCCCGGGGTCCCGGTGCAGTTGTTGGAGAACATTGGACGCCTGAACAAGCGGTTCCGACCATGGGGCGGCAACCCGCAGGGCAGCGCGGATCCCCGGGCCTTTGACATGGCCATCAAGGATCCCGGTGTCCGGGCCTCGGACGATTGGACCTTCCCCACCAATCAATTCCCCAACATTGGATGGATCGGACGGGTGCATCGTGGTACCCCGTGGCAGACGGTGTACCTGAAGGCCACCCCCGTGGGGGCGGATGCGGCCGGGCGAACCTATTGGGCCCGCGATTGGACCGGGAACACCAACCTGTTTGACGCACTGAACGCGGCGCCCCCGCAGGACCGGCTGCTGTTTGACCTGTTCACGACCGCCTACGACCCGGTCTCCTCCCGGGGCCGGCTTTCGGTCAATCAGACGAACCTGGCGGCATGGTCGGCGGTGTTCAGCGGGGTTGTGACCCTCACCAATGTGCTGTCGGACACCGAGGTGCGGTTGCGCTGGTTGCGGGACCCGCAGCGAACCTGGTTGAATGAGTATCTGCAGCCGATGGTCATTCAACCGGCCGGGATCTACAACCCGTTCCTCACCAATACGTGGCCACCCGTGGTCCGGCTGGTGCACGGGATCAACCGCACAAGGGCCTCCACGAACCTCTTCCCGCGTCAGGTGTTCGAGCACGTGGGCGACATTCTGGCGGTGCCGGAGCTGACGGAGGCGTCTCCGTTTCTGAACTGGTCGGCTGCCCAATTGCAGTACGGGTTGACGGACGCGGCGGTGGAATGGCTACCCCAGCAGATCCTGGGTCTGTTGAAGGCGGACGAGGAACCACGGTTCGTGGTGTACGCGTATGGTCAGGCGTTGCGCCCTGCGCCGAACTCCCTGATCCGCAGCGGGCCGTTCCTGGGGATGTTTGAGAATTACGAAATCACCGCCGAAAGTGCCGCCCGCGCCGTGATTCGGATCGAGGGGGCACCCGAGCACCCGCGGGCGGTGGTGGAACAGTTCAACTGGCTGGGCCCGGAGTGATCGGAGTGGGAGAGGGCAATCATGACTTGCAATCGGCGGCGTTTGTGGGAGTTTGAGTTCACCAGGGATTAAAGGAGCGGTTTATGTCGAGGCGACCATCCTTCTGGCTCGTGCTCAGCCTGTTGTTGTTCGGGTTGTCAGCCCTCCTGTGGCAACGGGCCGAGCAACGGCAGGCCTCCCGACGCAGCCTCCCGGACTCGACCAGGGCACCATCCGTGGAGCCGGTTTGGGACGTGACCCCGCGGATGTTGCGGGCGGAGGCAGGCGATGCCGTTTGGCAGAGGATGGCCGGCGGGACGACCGGAACCCTGTCCCGGGCAGCCCTCAGGCTGACCAACGCGGTGCACACGCCGACGGAGTGGCTGCGGTTGCCCTCGGCCATTTTGCTGGAGAATGCATGGTGGGACACGGCGGCGGGCCCGACACCGCAGGTACCGGACGCGTTCCGGAGCCCGGGCGATCCGGGCGCCTACATCGTACAACACCGGGCGTCTCACCCGAATCTCATTCTAACAGCCATACGGGCCGCCGGAGCGGCGGTTGTCAGTTATATTCCGAACAATGCCTACCTGGTGCGGGCGGATCGGGCAGTGGCAGAGCAGTTGGGGCGGCACCCGGACGTGCAGGCGGTTCTGCCCTACGAGCCCTATTACAAGCTGCGCGGCGATCTTCTGCCCCGGGCGGTCTCGGGTGTTCCGCTCGGGCTGGGTGAGCGCCTGCACCTGGCGGTGTTTGCCGACGCAGCCGATCAGGTGCGAACCGAACTGACCCGGAGGGGCGTGCGGGTGCTGGCCGAGGAACCCTCACCTTTTGGGCCTGTGTTGACCGTGGAGCCGCCACCGGATCGATGGACGGATCTGGCTCTGCTACCTGAAGTGCAGTTGATCGAGCCGGCCACGCATCGGGTGCCGGCCAATGATCTGGGCCGGGTTCGCATCGGCGTGGCAGAGACGCCGATTGCCCCGGAGTCCTGGATGGGTCTGACGGGCACCAACGTGCTGGTCAACGTGAATGATTCCGGCGTGGATGGGTCGCATCCCGATCTGGCGGGGCGCATGCTGGCAGACCTGCCGGACGTGTTGACCGACACCAACGGGCACGGAACCCACGTCATCGGGACCATCGCCGGCAGTGGTGCGATGTCGTCGACGGTGACCAATGCCAGCGGTTCGCCCATGCCGAGTGTGACGGGCCAGTTCCGGGGTGTGGCCCCGGCGGCCCGTGTGTTTGTGCAGCCGGTGCTGATGGAAGAGCGGCCGGGCCGTGCGGGCGCCGCAGCGGTCCTGCCCGACTCGGTGCTTCAGGAAACCGCCGCGCGCACCAACGCCTTCATTTCCAACAACAGCTGGCACTACGCGGGCCGGACGGGTTATGACCTGGCGGCGGCGCGGTACGACGCAGCCACCCGGGATGCGCTGCCGCTGGATCCGGGGTCCCAACCGTTGCTGTTTGTGTTTGCCGCGGGAAACTATGGCGGGGGGAACCCATCCGGGTTGGGTGGCGATGCAGATACGATTCGTTCGCCGGGGACGGCCAAGAATGTCATCACCGTCGGATCCCTCGAACAACTCCGACTCATCACCAACGAAGTCGTCCTGTGCCAGCCGTACGACACCGGAACCAACACGATCACCCTGTGCGTGACCAACGCGCCGTGGCGGGAGGACACCGACAGTGACGACCAGGTGGCCGCCTCATCCAGCCGGGGCAACACGGGCGTGGGGGTGGAGGGCGAGTTCGGGCGGTTCAAGCCGGACGTGGTGGCACCCGGCGAATGGGTCGTGTCCGCCCGGTCGCAGCAATGGGACGAGAATGCCTACTACAACCCGACCAACGTGTATGGGGATGTGTTCCGCGATCTGATCGTCGCCCCGGGGGCGATGAACCGCTACTCCGTGTACGTGCCATACAACGCGGTGCAATTGGAGATCGAAATCCTGCCGAACCGGAATTCGCCGGTGCCGTTTCCGGGTTTGCCGTTGTTTGTGCGGGCGGGTGAATTTCCGACACCGGCCGATCTGGCCGGCACGAATCATGTTACGATTCCTCCCGACTTGATGGCGGATCTGACGCCGCGGGACGCGAGCTGGAACATCGGCGTGGGGAACCCGACGGATGCAGAGGTTTCGTTTGACCTGCGGGTCCGGGTATCCACCACAAACGATCTGGGCAACGCCCTCGAAGTGCGCCGGCAACTGAACGATGCGCTGGGACCCTGGTACCGGTACGAAAGCGGCACCAGCATGGCAGCTGCGTTTGTGGCGGGCACGCTGGCCCTGATGCAGGAGTATTTCGAACAGCACGGCCTGCGTCCGAGCCCGGCCCTCTTGAAGGCCCTGTTGATCAACGGCGCGCGTTCGGTCAATCCACTCTATGATTTTGAGGTCCGGACGCTTCACAACTACCAGGGCTGGGGCCGGGTCAATCTGCCCACGGCATTGCCACCCGTGTTGACCAACGGTTTACCCGCTGGCCGCGGCCCCCTGGTGTTCTTTGAACAGAGCCCAACCAACGCGCTGGTCACCGGTGCTCAACACGTGAGGCTGCTGACCCTGACCGAGGAGGCCAGGGCACTGCCGTTGCGGATCACCCTGGTCTGGACGGATCCACCCGGCAACCCGGTCGCCGGCGTTAAACTGGTGAACGATCTGGACCTGGTGGTGACCAACCTGGACACCGGGGAGGTGTTCTTCGGGAACGACATTCCGGCCGGCAGCGACTTCACCCAGCCATGGCGCACCAACGAACCGCCCCGCACCGACCCCGTGAACAACGTGGAGAATGTGTTCCTGCCCCCGCCCCTGGGGACCAACTACAGTGTCACCGTCATCGGGCGCCGCGTGAACGTAAATGCGGTAACGGAGCACACCAACCAGATTGCCCAGGACTACGTGCTGGTCATCTCCAGCGGGGACGGGGACCTGCCCAACGCCTTCACGGTGTCGGATGTGACCGCGACGGCATCCACGGCCGCCACATTGCGTCAAACAACGAACACGTTCTCCCCCGATACCACGCCGGGGTACGCGGGCATGCTACTGTTGGGCGAACGGGTGGGAGCGAATCCGCCCCTGCTGGGGATCACCAACGGGCTGCCCTCTCAGTGGCGCTTCTACGTGCTCACCAACACCTACAACTACACCAACGCCGCGTTCATCACCTTCCTGCCTCACACCCTGTCGATTCCCCGAATGGGGGTGAATGAGACGGATGTTGAAAACGCCACCCGACAGGAGGCGGATATTGACCTTTACGTGTCGTTGAATCCGGCACTGACGAACCTGGATCCGGCGGCGCTGGCCGCGGCGGATCGTTCCCGGGGGCGCGGTGGCACCGAACTGATCGTGTACTCCAACGCGGTGCCGGGCGGCGTCTATTACGTGGGGGTCAAGGCCGAGGACCAGATGGCCTCGGATTATGGGTTCCTGGGGATCTTCAGCCTCCAGCCATTTAGTACACTGGAGGATGGCAACCAGATCGTTCGTGGGTTTCCCGTGCCGACCCTGATTCCGGATGGTTCACCGGCGGCGCCCGGCGCGGCCTTGGTGTTCGGAGTGGCCACCTTCCCCATGCAAATCCGGCGGGTGATCGTCACCAACGTGCTCTCCCATCAGAACTTCGGAGATCTGTTGGTGAGTCTGGGCCACAACAACCGGTTCGCCGTGTTGCGGAACCATACCTATCCGTCCCTGCCGCCGCCTTTCACTGCCCTGACCATTTACGAGGATTTGCAGGAAGGGGATGTGCCCGGGGCGCAGCGTTCCGACGGCCCGGGAAGTCTGGCGGAGTTTGTCGGTGAGGAAGCCGCCGGCTTGTGGATCCTGCAGGTGTTGGATGATGCCCTGACCCAGACGGGCCGGGTCGATCATCTGACCTTGCGGATTGAGCCGGCGCGGCTGGAGGAAACGAACGCCTGGCGGGGAATCCAACCCTTCAGTTTCCGGTATGAAGTGGTGGATGTTCCGCAGGACGCAACCAATCTGACGGTTTGCGTGACGACCACCAATGCCCCGGTGGAATTGTACCTGCGCCACGGAGATTTCCCCACGCGCACGGTGTACGACCACTTTCTGCCGGTTCCGGTGCCGGGCGCGTGCCTGAGTGTGGACCGGAGTTCGGCGCCGCCCTTGCGACCGGGTCGCTATTACATCGGCGTGTTCAACCCGCAACCGTTTGCGCAGTACGTTCAGATTGTCGTGCGGGTGGACAGGGATCCGGCCGCGATCCGACCCGTTCTGGCGACCTCGAACGCGGACGTGCCCCTGTTGGATGACGCCGTGACCTACGCAGCGATGCTGGTGACCAACCGCGGCCGGATTGCCTCGGTGGAGGTGGGGGTTCGGGTGGATCACCCCCGGGTTTCGGACCTGGCGATCACCCTGGTGAGCCCGTCCGGAACGCGGATCCTCCTGAGCGAGGCACGGGGATGGACCAACCCGGCGGGCATGGGCTCCACCTACTGGATTACCAATGTCGTCCCGGTGGAGTACAGTGGCGGCCCCGATCCGGTCACCAACGTTGTGGACGTGGGGGTCAACCAGGGCACCGTCACGATTGAGTATGACTTTTACAACCTGCCGGACCGGATGCGCGTGTATTACGAAGGGCAACTACTGGCGGATACCGGGATGACAAGCGGTCAGGGGCGGTTGGAGTTGGAGTTTGGACCGGGCTCCTCGACCCTGATCACCGTGACCGTGAACGAAAACGGGAATGACGAACCCAGAACGGAATGGCGGTACACCCTGAGTTCGGTTCGAGAGATTCACAATTACCTGATTTTCACCGAAAACACGAACCTTGCGACCGCGCCCATCAAATTCCTGAGCCCGCCCTTTGCGCCACCGACGAACCGTCTCGAGACGTTCCTGGGCGGATTCGAGACCGCGGTGCCGGGCTGGTATGATGCCGGGCAGGTGGTCGAAGGGTGGACGAATGCCGGGCCGGGGGCCGTGCTCGTGGTCAGCGACTCGGCATGGGCGCACACCGGCCAGAAATTCCTCAGCCTGCAGAGCGGCAGCCTGGTCCGCACGCTGCCCACGGTAACCGGACGCAATTACCTCCTGCAGTTTGCATCCCGTCAGGCGCCCCTGATGGAGGGGATCATCGGTTGGTGGCCCGGTGAGGGAAATGCCCGAAACGTGGTGAATGATTTGGAGGGGATTTACATGGGGCAGGCCGGCTCGCGCTTCACAAATGGTGTCGTCGGTGCGGCATTTGGCTTCGATGGTGTCTCGGATGCGATCCGGGTGCCGATGCAGCCGACCTTCCAGGTGACTACTGGAGTGACGGCTGAAGCCTGGATCTATCCCACGAGTTGGGGCACCAATGGTATACTGACCCGATGGGGCGCCGTCGGCATCAACGATCGTAGTTTTCGCCTGGCACTCAATTCTCAGGGCAATCCGTATTTTGAGATCAGCCCCGACGGCTCCGATTGTTCTGCGCAGTGCCGTGCCCTGTACTCTGGTCCCGTACCCTTGAACCAGTGGACTCATGTTGCCGGGACCTACGACGGATCTTACATCCGCCTGTACGTGAACGGTTCTCAGGAAGCCGAATCGTACCGGCCGGGTACCATCTGGGCCGGGGCCACGGATCTGGTAATTGGTGGCGAGGTGACGGGTGGTCAGCTCTTTTCACCGTTTGCCGGGAGGATTGACGAACCGACGTTGTACAATCGCGCGCTGACTCCGGAAGAGATTCGGCTCATTTACGAGGCCGGGCCAAGGGGGAAATGTGCCCTGGCGACGCCACCCGCCGTGTGTCCGGGCGAGCCGGTGATGTCGGCCGCGGTGGCCGGTACGTTGACGAATGTGGTCTGGAGCGGGACGACGGACTGGGTGACCAACACTCTGGCTTTTGTGGCTGCGGGACCTGCCACNNNNNNNNNNNNNNNNNNNNNNNNNNNNNNNNNNNNNNNNNNNNNNNNNNNNNNNNNNNNNCCACCAGAAGGTTCCCGCATCTGGCTGGACACGTTTGTGCTGACGGAGTTCCCCAGCCCCATGTATGCGCTGCCGGAGGAGTCCCTGCGGGCGCTCGTGGGAGAGGAGGC
Proteins encoded:
- a CDS encoding pilus assembly PilX family protein — translated: MKWNCSDRGWRVGTGVRRAAGTSDVTGAIRGDGRRAEHGVALVVTVILISVITFLAVAFLVLTRRERGAVTTTVQQTVARQAAETALQRAQAELLAPILAFTNVSAYDLRVSTNYINPQGFNPAQRTGILTPDQLGWATNVSYTYADGRPLSTDDYRQNLANLLYAPRPPVFITNADGTVDFRFYLDLNRNGRYDTNGWQPVILPSGRYLAVDGTETTSLSNAVFQFIIGDPEWVGVLERPELPHSPTNRFVARYAWIAVPSGKTLDLNAIHNQAKMLNPRWDGYLRNMGVAPFELNLAAFLADLNTNFWDYAYNTNLTQPSRGTAFDDATALLVYRYGGSYNNLSSVARLFGPAGVQVFSTNRIDDMLNGPLLTGLFLPPTDNDGMRVGFGWPGAENPRAFFDTQDLFDPEKTRLGPPGTLSFSDRLLQAGTRTNTYDRYTFYRLLAQLGTDSGPVPADRMHLTFDNVTWRNPVTGVVSPTNFHPWQPLAFFTNAADRMLRAYTAEWLRSSPADYLLTFATNQPFGITNIPVWVSNRLVYTPAVHRLLQLAANLYDAQNNERRPSVFRPVFSRQGDAVWIVGYEQVPTNNPQNYLQAPLDISEVPQGTALRVNVYGVPWVVGAKSGLPNFNEFAMQTVFEITRKLKLRKPSLQARPDQFETNQLYIISLTNVLAAEFWNSYRTDFTNPVLVRIAGDVTMVLTNEYGPMRLTPPGVALTNRIVFAALTNLTRWPGYRSLQSPEPTSFVVPLYTNITIVPPAFWRHDTPNLLDTNVLRFPEMPGFPIPRFGLSVRARLRAIIQEGGPAGPILDYVQLDGLDEFRDLAAEFSRTRSDDPNGLAWGLLWDTNRVGGNTVNHVTRGIVYQIRISLGEYGANTVDWTSYGLPPGMSRDWEIDAFRAFLGLSPLRFANIVNTNLEHQVPFTPTRRISRHHTWQANDPLVHYLASDLRYWPSEEELRDESVRPGVPVQLLENIGRLNKRFRPWGGNPQGSADPRAFDMAIKDPGVRASDDWTFPTNQFPNIGWIGRVHRGTPWQTVYLKATPVGADAAGRTYWARDWTGNTNLFDALNAAPPQDRLLFDLFTTAYDPVSSRGRLSVNQTNLAAWSAVFSGVVTLTNVLSDTEVRLRWLRDPQRTWLNEYLQPMVIQPAGIYNPFLTNTWPPVVRLVHGINRTRASTNLFPRQVFEHVGDILAVPELTEASPFLNWSAAQLQYGLTDAAVEWLPQQILGLLKADEEPRFVVYAYGQALRPAPNSLIRSGPFLGMFENYEITAESAARAVIRIEGAPEHPRAVVEQFNWLGPE
- a CDS encoding S8 family serine peptidase; the encoded protein is MSRRPSFWLVLSLLLFGLSALLWQRAEQRQASRRSLPDSTRAPSVEPVWDVTPRMLRAEAGDAVWQRMAGGTTGTLSRAALRLTNAVHTPTEWLRLPSAILLENAWWDTAAGPTPQVPDAFRSPGDPGAYIVQHRASHPNLILTAIRAAGAAVVSYIPNNAYLVRADRAVAEQLGRHPDVQAVLPYEPYYKLRGDLLPRAVSGVPLGLGERLHLAVFADAADQVRTELTRRGVRVLAEEPSPFGPVLTVEPPPDRWTDLALLPEVQLIEPATHRVPANDLGRVRIGVAETPIAPESWMGLTGTNVLVNVNDSGVDGSHPDLAGRMLADLPDVLTDTNGHGTHVIGTIAGSGAMSSTVTNASGSPMPSVTGQFRGVAPAARVFVQPVLMEERPGRAGAAAVLPDSVLQETAARTNAFISNNSWHYAGRTGYDLAAARYDAATRDALPLDPGSQPLLFVFAAGNYGGGNPSGLGGDADTIRSPGTAKNVITVGSLEQLRLITNEVVLCQPYDTGTNTITLCVTNAPWREDTDSDDQVAASSSRGNTGVGVEGEFGRFKPDVVAPGEWVVSARSQQWDENAYYNPTNVYGDVFRDLIVAPGAMNRYSVYVPYNAVQLEIEILPNRNSPVPFPGLPLFVRAGEFPTPADLAGTNHVTIPPDLMADLTPRDASWNIGVGNPTDAEVSFDLRVRVSTTNDLGNALEVRRQLNDALGPWYRYESGTSMAAAFVAGTLALMQEYFEQHGLRPSPALLKALLINGARSVNPLYDFEVRTLHNYQGWGRVNLPTALPPVLTNGLPAGRGPLVFFEQSPTNALVTGAQHVRLLTLTEEARALPLRITLVWTDPPGNPVAGVKLVNDLDLVVTNLDTGEVFFGNDIPAGSDFTQPWRTNEPPRTDPVNNVENVFLPPPLGTNYSVTVIGRRVNVNAVTEHTNQIAQDYVLVISSGDGDLPNAFTVSDVTATASTAATLRQTTNTFSPDTTPGYAGMLLLGERVGANPPLLGITNGLPSQWRFYVLTNTYNYTNAAFITFLPHTLSIPRMGVNETDVENATRQEADIDLYVSLNPALTNLDPAALAAADRSRGRGGTELIVYSNAVPGGVYYVGVKAEDQMASDYGFLGIFSLQPFSTLEDGNQIVRGFPVPTLIPDGSPAAPGAALVFGVATFPMQIRRVIVTNVLSHQNFGDLLVSLGHNNRFAVLRNHTYPSLPPPFTALTIYEDLQEGDVPGAQRSDGPGSLAEFVGEEAAGLWILQVLDDALTQTGRVDHLTLRIEPARLEETNAWRGIQPFSFRYEVVDVPQDATNLTVCVTTTNAPVELYLRHGDFPTRTVYDHFLPVPVPGACLSVDRSSAPPLRPGRYYIGVFNPQPFAQYVQIVVRVDRDPAAIRPVLATSNADVPLLDDAVTYAAMLVTNRGRIASVEVGVRVDHPRVSDLAITLVSPSGTRILLSEARGWTNPAGMGSTYWITNVVPVEYSGGPDPVTNVVDVGVNQGTVTIEYDFYNLPDRMRVYYEGQLLADTGMTSGQGRLELEFGPGSSTLITVTVNENGNDEPRTEWRYTLSSVREIHNYLIFTENTNLATAPIKFLSPPFAPPTNRLETFLGGFETAVPGWYDAGQVVEGWTNAGPGAVLVVSDSAWAHTGQKFLSLQSGSLVRTLPTVTGRNYLLQFASRQAPLMEGIIGWWPGEGNARNVVNDLEGIYMGQAGSRFTNGVVGAAFGFDGVSDAIRVPMQPTFQVTTGVTAEAWIYPTSWGTNGILTRWGAVGINDRSFRLALNSQGNPYFEISPDGSDCSAQCRALYSGPVPLNQWTHVAGTYDGSYIRLYVNGSQEAESYRPGTIWAGATDLVIGGEVTGGQLFSPFAGRIDEPTLYNRALTPEEIRLIYEAGPRGKCALATPPAVCPGEPVMSAAVAGTLTNVVWSGTTDWVTNTLAFVAAGPAT